AGCGGCTTCGGCCCCGGCTCGTACGGCACGCCCGTGGCCCTCCGCCTGGCCGCCCGGGGCGGACGCGACGATCCCCGCGAACTCGCGGAGGTGATCGCCCGACGCCTGGTGAAGCGGCCCGGGGTGCGGGACGTGACCGTGGCCGGCCCGGGATACCTCACCCTCGTGGTCGACAGCCCGGGCGCCCTCGCCGCCGGGATCATCGCCGAACGCGACACGTACGCCAAGGCGGACGGCGTCCCCCACGGCGCATGGCCCGACCGCCCCCGCACGTTCGACAACCCCGGCTTCTCGGTGCGCTACGCCTACGCGAGGGCCGCCGCCGTTCAGCGCCGCGCCGAGGACCTGGGAATCCCCCTCGGCGACCCGGGGTTCCTCAAGGAGGCGGACGAGACCGCCCTGCTCGCGTTGCTCGCGGAACTTCCCAGCCGGGTGGCCCAGGCGGCCAGGGAGGGTGACGCGACGCCCCTGCGCAGGCATCTGGAGCGGGTGGCCGACGCGTACCACCGGGTGTACGAGCGGTGTCCGGCGCTGCCCGGGGGCGACCATAAACCCGGGGCGACGCACGCCGCCCGCCGGACGCTGGCGGAGGCGGTGCGCGTCGCCGTCGCCAATGCCCTGAACACGATCGGTGAGAGTCCTAGAGAGCGAATATGAGCAGAGTGCACCCGGCGGGGTCCCGGCACGCGGACGTGCTGCCGGCGGAACACCCGCTGCCGCCCGCCGCCGACCTGAACGCGCTGGATCCCCGGATCTGGCCGCGGTCGGCGCGGCGCGAGGACGGCGTGCTGATCCTCGGCGGCATGGACGTCCGCGACCTGGCGGCCCGGTTCGGGACGCCGCTCTTCGTGTACGACGAGGAGGACGTGCGGACCCGGGCCCGCGAGTACGCCGCCGCGTTCCATGACGGGGACGTGCACTACGCGGGCAAGGCGTTCCTGTGCGCCGCGCTGGCGCGGTGGCTGAACGACGAGGGCCTCGGGCTGGACGTGTGCTCCGGCGGGGAGCTGGCCGTGGCGGTGGCCGCGGACTTCCCCCGGGAGAAGATCACCATGCACGGCAGCAACAAGTCGGTCGCCGAGCTGACCCGGGCGCTGGACGTCGGCGTCGGA
The DNA window shown above is from Thermomonospora umbrina and carries:
- a CDS encoding DALR anticodon-binding domain-containing protein, coding for MTPAEAGSAVVAAVRDAVDSGELAVAVPAEVPLSGFGPGSYGTPVALRLAARGGRDDPRELAEVIARRLVKRPGVRDVTVAGPGYLTLVVDSPGALAAGIIAERDTYAKADGVPHGAWPDRPRTFDNPGFSVRYAYARAAAVQRRAEDLGIPLGDPGFLKEADETALLALLAELPSRVAQAAREGDATPLRRHLERVADAYHRVYERCPALPGGDHKPGATHAARRTLAEAVRVAVANALNTIGESPRERI